A genome region from Gopherus evgoodei ecotype Sinaloan lineage unplaced genomic scaffold, rGopEvg1_v1.p scaffold_35_arrow_ctg1, whole genome shotgun sequence includes the following:
- the LOC115641614 gene encoding leukocyte immunoglobulin-like receptor subfamily A member 6 isoform X1: MVSALTILFLSCWQALWSEVSGKLPAPRPSISVSPSGVIVLGAAVTIRCQCQCEARKLFLYKDGIQIKELDAGARDEFTIPSARRGDGGFYSCRSHSSSELPMDPCDYVRIVVAELSYPKPSISLSPHGEVVLGGTVIIRCECRCQNVTVLMYKLGNPDVRRWAETAGGVAEFTIDNVSWRDTGSYSCQYGTESDPPVWSHPSDPVELMVAGGPDPTQPGTAPAPTCPVSVRPDYTQGNIVRLALASGVLLALALIVAELPQDGDGADASSSPDPSTLQPARRV, encoded by the exons atGGTATCTGCTCTCACCATCCTCTTCCTCA GCTGCTGGCAGGCCCTGTGGAGCGAGGTGTCTGGAA agctccctgcgCCCAGACCCTCCATCTCTGTCAGCCCCAGCGGGGTGATCGTCCTGGGGGCAGCTGTCACCATCCGCTGTCAGTGTCAGTGTGAGGCCAGGAAGTTATTTCTTTATAAAGATGGAATCCAAATCAAGGAGCTGgatgctggggccagggatgaattCACCATCCCCAGTGCCAGACGTGGAGACGGAGGGTTCTACAGCTGCAGATCTCACTCCAGCTCAGAGCTGCCCATGGATCCCTGTGATTATGTGCGGATAGTTGTAGCAG AGCTCAGCTACCCTAAACCCTCCATCTCCCTGAGCCCCCACGGGGAAGTCGTCCTGGGGGGAACTGTGATCATTCGGTGTGAGTGTCGATGCCAGAACGTGACGGTCCTCATGTATAAACTTGGAAACCCGGACGTACGGCGCTgggcagagactgctgggggagtggCTGAGTTTACCATCGACAACGTGAGCTGGAGAGACACAGGGAGCTACAGCTGCCAATATGGCACCGAATCGGACCCGCCCGTCTGGTCGCATCCCAGCGACCCCGTGGAGCTGATGGTAGCAG GGGGACCTGACCCAACTCAGCCAGGGAcggcgccggctcccacctgcCCAGTCAGCGTGAGGCCAG ATTATACTCAGGGCAACATCGTCCGTCTGGCCCTGGCGAGCGGAGTCCTGCTGGCTCTGGCACTGATCGTGGCTGAGCTGCCCCAGGATGGAGATGGGGCAGATGCTAG CTCATCCCCGGACCCCTCAACACTGCAGCCCGCTCGACGCGTCTAA
- the LOC115641614 gene encoding immunoglobulin superfamily member 1-like isoform X2: MVSALTILFLSCWQALWSEVSGNGIQIKELDAGARDEFTIPSARRGDGGFYSCRSHSSSELPMDPCDYVRIVVAELSYPKPSISLSPHGEVVLGGTVIIRCECRCQNVTVLMYKLGNPDVRRWAETAGGVAEFTIDNVSWRDTGSYSCQYGTESDPPVWSHPSDPVELMVAGGPDPTQPGTAPAPTCPVSVRPDYTQGNIVRLALASGVLLALALIVAELPQDGDGADASSSPDPSTLQPARRV; encoded by the exons atGGTATCTGCTCTCACCATCCTCTTCCTCA GCTGCTGGCAGGCCCTGTGGAGCGAGGTGTCTGGAA ATGGAATCCAAATCAAGGAGCTGgatgctggggccagggatgaattCACCATCCCCAGTGCCAGACGTGGAGACGGAGGGTTCTACAGCTGCAGATCTCACTCCAGCTCAGAGCTGCCCATGGATCCCTGTGATTATGTGCGGATAGTTGTAGCAG AGCTCAGCTACCCTAAACCCTCCATCTCCCTGAGCCCCCACGGGGAAGTCGTCCTGGGGGGAACTGTGATCATTCGGTGTGAGTGTCGATGCCAGAACGTGACGGTCCTCATGTATAAACTTGGAAACCCGGACGTACGGCGCTgggcagagactgctgggggagtggCTGAGTTTACCATCGACAACGTGAGCTGGAGAGACACAGGGAGCTACAGCTGCCAATATGGCACCGAATCGGACCCGCCCGTCTGGTCGCATCCCAGCGACCCCGTGGAGCTGATGGTAGCAG GGGGACCTGACCCAACTCAGCCAGGGAcggcgccggctcccacctgcCCAGTCAGCGTGAGGCCAG ATTATACTCAGGGCAACATCGTCCGTCTGGCCCTGGCGAGCGGAGTCCTGCTGGCTCTGGCACTGATCGTGGCTGAGCTGCCCCAGGATGGAGATGGGGCAGATGCTAG CTCATCCCCGGACCCCTCAACACTGCAGCCCGCTCGACGCGTCTAA